One genomic segment of Paenibacillus sp. FSL H8-0332 includes these proteins:
- a CDS encoding alpha-mannosidase, translating to MLFTEEKLIKRQAEVEKYRYLKVQELTEFAFAEDEEGANGVYPESVSFDGVIRLQEHWRGRDRYIWLRTEVVLPPGQAGFKIAGRFDFGKTGDFNNSGFESLLFVNGSPYQGVDNNHREVIFGDEWGGQTVELAFRLWSGLEGGGQPRIQEHRLSEAFIGYLDEGIDDLFYMSKAALDTFRYLGRDQPEKQWLLRALNEAFRLIDWSEPGSSEHTASLYQAGASLNQAIEAMPQTFDVTLTAVGHTHIDVAWLWRLKHTREKTARSFSTVLRLMEEFPEYQFLQTQPQLYAYLEQDYPELFGRITEKVKEGRWEAEGAMWLESDCNIPSGESLVRQIMLGKRYLREQFGVESKYLWLPDVFGYSWALPQILRKSGIDTFMTTKISWNQFNRMPHDTFWWRGMDGSEVLTHFITTSEKDGAEYTYNGRMTAGLLRGIWNSYQDKEINDHLMFAYGWGDGGGGPTREMLELRRRFDKLPGIPKIEMGSAGEYFTGLHERIGKAEAFVHTWNGELYFECHRGTYTSQARNKKYNRRLELLLRDAEWLHTLMGVRQGNLETAYPAAELTGIWEILLRNQFHDIIPGSSIAEVYEDSDAEYAEGEARSLALINGVAEEEEADSRFTLMNSSNWNRPRYALLPMGAADSASVHDADGNRLWQQRTADGEVLVYVPSVPALGTAVLKVVHGQAAEASLEAQIQPLAAVSGNMLSTPLVEVVWNEQGHFTSMIDRQSGRELLAPGQRGNVLQVFEDKPLDFEAWDIDIFYQEKMTEISQLTGCELTENGPLRAVLRMTWTYHRTAVTQDIIFYRDTARIDFRTEMDWHGHNQLLKVAFPVDIHALEATYDIQFGNVKRPTHWNTSWDYARFETVGHQWADISEKGYGIALLNDCKYGYDIKDSVLRLTLLKSAVHPDPQQDQGHHAFTYALYPHTGDFVEGKVAQEAWELNNPLRSVAGELVGDPVLYIDGAHVMVDAVKRSEDGKDVVLRLHEYAGSRTQITVDSAYSIASWQECNLMEEPLGDWQEEEGLSFQVKPYEIRTFRIKLRGAQS from the coding sequence ATGTTATTCACAGAAGAAAAGCTGATCAAACGCCAGGCTGAAGTAGAAAAGTATAGATATCTTAAGGTCCAGGAGCTTACAGAGTTCGCGTTCGCTGAGGATGAGGAAGGGGCTAACGGTGTATACCCGGAGTCGGTGTCCTTTGATGGCGTCATCAGGCTTCAGGAGCATTGGCGCGGGCGGGACCGTTACATCTGGCTGCGCACAGAGGTCGTGCTGCCGCCTGGTCAGGCAGGCTTCAAAATTGCCGGCAGATTTGATTTTGGCAAAACAGGGGACTTCAATAACTCCGGCTTCGAATCGCTGCTGTTCGTGAACGGATCGCCTTATCAGGGCGTAGATAACAACCATAGAGAGGTAATCTTCGGCGATGAATGGGGCGGACAGACGGTAGAGCTGGCTTTCCGGCTGTGGTCGGGACTTGAGGGCGGCGGGCAGCCCAGAATTCAGGAGCACCGGCTCAGCGAAGCATTCATCGGCTATCTGGACGAGGGCATTGATGATCTATTCTATATGTCGAAGGCGGCGCTCGACACCTTCCGTTATCTTGGCAGAGACCAGCCGGAGAAGCAGTGGCTGCTTAGAGCGCTGAATGAGGCCTTCCGTCTGATCGACTGGTCGGAGCCGGGCTCGTCAGAGCATACTGCTTCGCTGTATCAGGCAGGCGCCAGTCTGAATCAGGCGATAGAGGCGATGCCGCAGACTTTTGACGTAACGCTTACCGCTGTGGGCCATACCCATATTGATGTTGCCTGGCTGTGGCGGCTGAAGCATACCCGTGAAAAGACAGCCCGTTCCTTCTCCACCGTACTGCGGCTGATGGAGGAGTTCCCGGAGTACCAGTTCCTGCAGACGCAGCCTCAATTGTACGCTTATCTGGAGCAGGATTATCCGGAGCTGTTCGGGCGGATCACCGAGAAGGTGAAGGAAGGCCGCTGGGAAGCGGAAGGGGCGATGTGGCTGGAATCGGATTGTAATATCCCGTCCGGCGAGTCGCTGGTCCGCCAGATTATGCTGGGCAAACGCTATCTCCGTGAACAATTCGGCGTAGAGAGCAAGTACCTGTGGCTGCCGGATGTCTTCGGATACAGCTGGGCGTTGCCGCAGATTCTGCGCAAATCGGGCATCGATACGTTCATGACGACCAAAATCAGCTGGAATCAGTTCAACCGGATGCCGCATGACACCTTCTGGTGGCGGGGAATGGACGGTTCGGAGGTGCTGACCCATTTCATCACGACCTCTGAGAAGGATGGGGCGGAGTACACGTATAACGGACGGATGACGGCGGGGCTGCTGCGCGGGATCTGGAATTCCTATCAGGATAAGGAGATCAACGATCACCTGATGTTTGCATACGGCTGGGGTGACGGAGGCGGCGGGCCGACGCGGGAGATGCTGGAGCTTCGCCGGCGCTTCGACAAGCTTCCGGGCATTCCGAAGATTGAGATGGGCAGTGCCGGGGAGTATTTTACCGGGCTGCATGAACGGATCGGAAAGGCGGAGGCGTTCGTACACACCTGGAACGGTGAGCTGTATTTCGAATGCCACCGGGGCACGTACACCTCGCAAGCCCGCAACAAGAAATATAACCGCCGCCTGGAGCTGCTGCTGAGGGATGCCGAGTGGCTGCATACACTGATGGGTGTTAGACAGGGGAATCTTGAAACCGCTTATCCTGCGGCTGAACTGACCGGAATCTGGGAGATCTTGCTGCGCAACCAGTTCCATGACATTATCCCCGGTTCGTCGATCGCTGAGGTCTACGAGGACAGTGATGCTGAATATGCGGAAGGCGAGGCGCGCTCACTAGCTCTGATTAACGGAGTGGCTGAGGAAGAAGAGGCTGACAGCAGGTTTACTCTGATGAACAGCTCGAACTGGAACCGTCCGCGCTATGCGCTGCTTCCTATGGGTGCCGCAGATTCCGCAAGTGTTCATGACGCAGACGGGAACCGGCTGTGGCAGCAGCGGACGGCAGACGGGGAAGTGCTGGTCTATGTTCCGTCTGTGCCTGCACTGGGCACGGCGGTGCTGAAGGTAGTTCACGGGCAAGCAGCCGAGGCCTCCCTGGAGGCGCAGATTCAGCCGCTTGCAGCCGTATCCGGCAACATGCTGAGCACACCGCTTGTGGAAGTAGTGTGGAATGAACAGGGCCACTTCACTTCAATGATCGACCGGCAGAGCGGCCGCGAGCTGCTGGCGCCAGGGCAGCGCGGGAATGTGCTACAGGTGTTCGAGGATAAGCCGCTGGATTTTGAAGCATGGGATATCGATATTTTCTACCAGGAAAAGATGACTGAGATCTCACAGCTGACCGGATGTGAGCTGACCGAGAACGGACCGCTGCGGGCGGTGCTGCGCATGACCTGGACCTATCACCGCACAGCGGTAACTCAGGACATCATCTTCTACCGGGATACCGCGCGGATTGACTTCCGCACAGAGATGGACTGGCACGGGCATAACCAGCTGCTGAAGGTGGCCTTCCCGGTGGATATTCATGCGCTGGAGGCTACTTATGACATTCAGTTCGGCAATGTGAAGCGCCCTACGCACTGGAATACAAGCTGGGATTACGCCCGCTTCGAAACGGTGGGCCATCAGTGGGCGGATATCAGCGAGAAGGGCTATGGCATAGCGCTGCTCAATGACTGCAAATACGGCTATGACATCAAGGACAGCGTGCTCCGGCTGACGCTGCTGAAGTCGGCGGTTCATCCCGATCCGCAGCAGGATCAGGGTCATCATGCCTTTACGTATGCACTTTATCCGCATACGGGTGATTTTGTAGAGGGCAAGGTGGCCCAGGAGGCGTGGGAGCTGAATAATCCATTGCGTAGTGTGGCTGGTGAGCTTGTAGGGGACCCGGTGCTCTATATAGATGGCGCACATGTGATGGTGGATGCGGTCAAGCGCTCGGAAGACGGCAAGGATGTGGTGCTGCGGCTGCATGAGTACGCCGGTTCCCGGACGCAGATTACTGTAGACAGCGCTTATTCTATAGCCTCCTGGCAGGAATGCAACCTGATGGAGGAGCCGCTGGGAGACTGGCAGGAAGAAGAGGGCCTGAGCTTCCAGGTGAAGCCGTATGAGATCAGAACGTTCAGAATCAAGCTGCGCGGGGCGCAGAGCTGA
- a CDS encoding AraC family transcriptional regulator — translation MLDSDLLYEQGYSIRINTPADPLFYYFDYDQRSHDINMEFQHDHDFYEIHILLDSSATHIIEGNVHALQQYDIVLLAPYRLHMTQYPAGPPHKRLIINFNLPRNTPGLETAYNAMLQPFAEEVPIYRFTGGPRSAVFEPLNAIFNCSRSTSPLNPVLIHSLFQQFLCSLSQQNDKNAYVLEEIGNAMMQKIYSITAHIHSHYGSELSLDSISKEFYISPYYLSHQFRTVTGFTLTEYIQMTRVRKAQQLLLHTRHKISDIAGQCGFNSFSQFNRIFNKQSGMSPSAFRKAQGSSGGASSLSSY, via the coding sequence ATGCTTGACAGCGACCTGTTATACGAGCAAGGATACAGCATACGTATCAATACTCCGGCTGATCCGCTCTTTTACTATTTTGACTACGATCAGCGCTCTCACGACATCAATATGGAATTCCAGCACGATCATGACTTTTATGAGATTCATATTCTGCTGGATTCCAGCGCTACTCATATTATTGAAGGTAATGTACATGCCCTCCAGCAATATGACATTGTTCTGCTTGCTCCGTACCGGCTGCATATGACCCAGTATCCCGCAGGCCCGCCGCATAAGCGGCTGATTATCAACTTCAACCTGCCCAGGAATACACCCGGACTTGAGACCGCTTACAATGCAATGCTGCAGCCGTTCGCCGAGGAGGTTCCGATCTACCGGTTCACCGGAGGGCCGCGCAGTGCCGTGTTCGAGCCGCTCAATGCTATTTTCAACTGCTCCCGCAGCACTTCACCGCTGAATCCGGTGCTGATTCATAGTCTGTTCCAGCAGTTCCTCTGCAGTCTGTCCCAGCAGAATGACAAGAATGCTTACGTGCTGGAGGAGATCGGCAATGCCATGATGCAAAAAATCTATTCAATCACCGCCCACATTCACAGCCATTACGGCAGCGAGCTGTCCCTGGACTCCATCTCCAAGGAATTCTATATCAGCCCTTATTATTTATCGCACCAGTTCAGAACCGTCACCGGCTTCACCTTGACCGAATACATCCAAATGACCCGCGTCCGCAAAGCCCAGCAGCTCCTGCTCCATACCCGGCACAAGATCTCCGACATCGCCGGACAATGCGGCTTCAACAGCTTCTCCCAGTTCAACCGCATCTTCAATAAGCAGAGCGGCATGTCCCCTTCCGCGTTCCGCAAGGCGCAGGGGTCGTCTGGCGGGGCTTCGTCTTTGAGTTCGTATTGA
- a CDS encoding SecY-interacting protein Syd, whose translation MDQYFSLRKKVAEEGLDFLFKTPFDEESESLIYIGEVDEDEYISWQPVKKDPYDFKPLEEDLGISIHPSVKEYFNSYYFADLDGFIKEHYIKLESVLQKADIDSYTNTLKGYKNNHDNKLENIPLGIEGNGLNVVIDNEDGSVKLEDFERNSFEVISENIELLITSLRLKR comes from the coding sequence ATGGATCAATATTTTTCATTAAGGAAAAAAGTTGCTGAAGAAGGATTGGACTTTTTATTTAAAACACCATTCGATGAAGAGAGTGAATCTCTTATTTACATTGGAGAGGTGGACGAGGATGAGTATATCTCATGGCAGCCTGTCAAAAAAGACCCTTACGATTTCAAGCCACTAGAAGAGGATTTAGGTATTAGCATTCATCCGTCTGTCAAAGAATATTTTAATTCATACTATTTTGCCGATTTAGATGGATTTATTAAAGAACATTATATAAAACTAGAATCGGTACTACAAAAGGCAGATATTGATTCTTATACGAACACACTTAAAGGATACAAGAATAATCACGATAACAAACTTGAGAATATCCCTTTAGGGATAGAAGGCAACGGACTTAACGTAGTGATTGACAATGAAGATGGTTCTGTGAAACTCGAAGATTTCGAAAGAAATTCTTTCGAAGTGATTTCAGAGAATATTGAGCTGTTAATTACTAGTTTACGACTAAAAAGATAA
- a CDS encoding glycoside hydrolase family 3 C-terminal domain-containing protein — translation MKERLYMDAATYPFRQIELPLDERVQDLLSRLTLAEKVSLMPQYQAEIERLGVGGYKHGTEGAHGISWLGKATSYPQPSGLACTWNPALLQRIGSAIGDEARAFYRKNPTVNGLTLWAPTVDMERDPRWGRTEEAYGEDPELTGRLSTALVQGIQGDHPVYLKAVATLKHFLGNNNEIDRGVASSSIDPRNMREYYLEAFKPAFKEGGAQSMMTAYNSVNGVPVILHPAVMEIVKGEWEMDGFIVSDAGDLFGIVKDHKYYDSFAQSMAESIKNGIDSVTEETEETIKVIHEALREGLLTEADLDRALANTFRIRFRLGEFDPEEGNPYTKIDDSAILSKAHGELSLEAAKESIVLLKNDNAALPLNAASLSKVAVIGPLGDEAFRDWYSGTLPYAVTPLQGIIKKLAGKQVTFESGDDRIILTSAASGQAVGFTGEDGRLAVLHDQPERGEMFRHTAWGWTAHTLESTSRGQYVTLTDAGILTASADEIYGWYVKESLNLVQEGEGAVSLRTWNDQPLVISAEDGTLCVSEEESSSEARIFHKQLVVNGVEAAVEAARAAEVAVVFVGNHPLLNGKEEIDRPDIVLPAEQENLVKAVYAANPNTVVVIVGSYPISSTWIDEHIPAVLYTSHSGQELGHAVADVLFGDYSPSGKLNMTWYRSVSQLPEFMDYDIIKGKRTYMYFDGEPLYPFGHGLSYAQVNYNKLSLAAEEVQQDGTISLTVELENSGSVDGDEVVQLYVQYLSTRIKRPLKQLKRFDKIRLAAGHKQTVTFTLPAAELSFWDVSREQYCVEDGEYQLMTGRSSGDIRLSATIRVHGETVPPRDLYAPVKAENYDDYDSVFLDECKAGGAAVHPVKEGAWIAFHNVRFTEGAAGVEMLVSSVQGGVVEVRTGSPSGKLAATLVVPSGSVQQWHGQSAIADVDAGTTDVYLVLRGEVLLSRVQFTV, via the coding sequence ATGAAGGAGAGATTATATATGGACGCTGCTACGTATCCTTTTAGACAAATTGAATTGCCATTAGATGAACGTGTTCAGGATCTGCTCTCCCGGCTGACACTGGCGGAGAAGGTCAGTCTGATGCCGCAATATCAGGCTGAAATTGAACGGCTGGGTGTAGGCGGTTACAAGCATGGGACGGAGGGCGCGCACGGGATCTCCTGGCTGGGCAAAGCCACCTCGTACCCGCAGCCAAGCGGCCTCGCCTGTACCTGGAACCCGGCGCTGCTGCAGAGAATCGGCTCGGCAATCGGGGATGAGGCCAGAGCCTTTTACCGCAAGAATCCCACGGTTAACGGCTTGACTCTGTGGGCACCGACTGTGGATATGGAACGGGACCCGCGCTGGGGGAGAACAGAGGAAGCCTACGGGGAGGACCCTGAGCTGACAGGCCGGCTGAGTACAGCGCTTGTCCAGGGAATTCAGGGCGATCACCCGGTGTATCTGAAAGCGGTAGCGACCCTGAAGCATTTCCTCGGGAACAATAATGAGATTGACCGGGGCGTGGCTTCGTCCAGCATTGACCCGCGTAATATGCGCGAATATTATCTGGAAGCCTTCAAGCCTGCCTTCAAGGAAGGCGGCGCACAATCCATGATGACTGCCTACAACTCCGTGAACGGCGTGCCGGTTATCCTCCATCCGGCGGTAATGGAGATTGTGAAGGGCGAATGGGAGATGGACGGCTTCATTGTCAGCGATGCCGGAGACCTGTTCGGCATTGTGAAGGACCATAAGTATTATGATTCCTTCGCCCAGTCCATGGCGGAATCGATCAAGAATGGCATTGACAGTGTGACCGAAGAGACGGAGGAGACCATTAAGGTGATTCACGAGGCGCTCCGTGAAGGGCTGCTGACCGAGGCAGATCTGGACCGCGCGCTGGCGAACACCTTCCGCATCCGCTTCCGGCTCGGTGAGTTCGACCCGGAGGAAGGCAATCCGTATACGAAGATAGACGACTCAGCCATTCTCAGCAAAGCGCATGGCGAGCTGTCGCTCGAAGCCGCGAAGGAATCCATCGTGCTGCTGAAGAACGACAACGCAGCCCTTCCACTGAATGCAGCCTCGTTGTCCAAGGTCGCTGTGATCGGCCCGCTGGGGGACGAAGCGTTCAGAGACTGGTATTCCGGTACGCTGCCATATGCGGTGACCCCTTTGCAGGGAATCATCAAGAAGCTGGCAGGCAAGCAGGTCACCTTCGAGAGCGGGGATGACCGGATCATTCTGACCTCCGCTGCCAGCGGACAAGCCGTGGGTTTTACGGGTGAGGACGGACGGCTCGCAGTGCTGCATGATCAGCCGGAGCGCGGGGAGATGTTCCGCCATACGGCGTGGGGCTGGACTGCTCATACCCTTGAATCCACCAGCCGGGGGCAATATGTCACCCTGACAGATGCCGGTATACTGACCGCTTCCGCTGATGAAATCTATGGCTGGTATGTGAAGGAATCGCTGAACCTGGTTCAGGAAGGCGAAGGCGCTGTCAGCTTGCGCACCTGGAATGATCAGCCGCTTGTTATCAGTGCTGAGGACGGAACCCTCTGCGTCTCTGAAGAGGAGTCCTCTTCCGAAGCACGCATCTTCCATAAGCAACTGGTAGTGAATGGCGTAGAAGCAGCGGTGGAAGCGGCCCGGGCCGCTGAGGTTGCCGTCGTATTCGTCGGTAACCATCCGCTCTTGAACGGCAAGGAGGAGATTGACCGGCCGGATATTGTACTGCCCGCAGAGCAGGAGAATCTGGTTAAGGCCGTTTATGCCGCCAACCCGAACACCGTCGTGGTGATCGTCGGCAGCTATCCGATTTCCTCCACCTGGATCGACGAGCATATTCCGGCCGTGCTGTACACTTCGCATAGCGGACAGGAGCTGGGCCATGCCGTCGCAGATGTCCTGTTCGGCGATTACAGCCCGTCCGGCAAGCTGAATATGACCTGGTACCGCAGCGTCAGCCAGCTGCCTGAATTCATGGACTACGATATTATCAAAGGCAAAAGAACCTACATGTACTTCGACGGTGAACCGCTCTATCCGTTCGGTCATGGTCTGAGCTATGCACAGGTGAATTATAACAAGCTGTCGCTGGCAGCGGAGGAAGTACAGCAGGACGGTACGATCAGTCTGACCGTAGAGCTTGAGAACAGCGGCAGCGTTGACGGTGACGAGGTAGTTCAGCTCTATGTCCAGTACTTGTCCACCCGGATCAAGCGTCCGCTTAAACAGCTGAAGCGGTTTGACAAAATCCGACTGGCTGCCGGACACAAGCAGACGGTCACCTTCACTTTACCCGCCGCTGAACTCTCCTTCTGGGACGTCAGCCGCGAACAGTACTGTGTGGAGGATGGGGAATACCAGCTAATGACAGGCCGTTCCTCGGGAGATATCCGGCTGTCAGCCACCATCAGAGTGCATGGCGAGACCGTTCCGCCGCGTGATCTGTATGCGCCAGTTAAGGCTGAGAATTACGATGATTACGATAGTGTCTTCCTCGATGAATGCAAGGCTGGCGGCGCTGCGGTACATCCAGTGAAAGAAGGGGCGTGGATCGCCTTCCATAATGTCCGTTTTACAGAGGGAGCAGCGGGCGTCGAGATGCTGGTATCCTCCGTCCAGGGCGGCGTGGTTGAAGTCCGGACCGGCAGCCCGTCCGGCAAGCTGGCGGCTACACTTGTAGTTCCATCCGGCAGCGTTCAGCAGTGGCATGGCCAGTCCGCTATAGCGGATGTGGATGCTGGAACCACCGATGTGTATCTTGTCTTGCGGGGTGAGGTTCTGCTCAGCCGCGTGCAGTTTACGGTGTAG